The stretch of DNA ATTCGTGGATGAAGAGTACAAACCCGAACTATTCGAAGACACAAAAGATGAAACTTCTTTGGCCATTGCCGCCGTCCTCGCCGCTGAAAAGGAGCGGTATTTAACCTTCAGCACATCACATCCGGTTTCACACCCCCCAAGTCCATGGGCTCTCGCGAGTCGTCCGGGCCGGGGTGAAGCATAAAGGGAGATTATCTTAATGGGTCGCCGCAGTTATATTGTTCAACTCGATTCAAAACCGGTTTCTCTTGTCGTTGAGGATGACGGCCCGGAATTGAAGATCCATATCAACAGCAGGGTGATTCGTGTGGATCAAGCCCATACCGACGCCAATGGCGCCCAACACCTTCTATTGAACGGCGTGGGGCGGGAAATCATTCTCAATCGAACCGGGCCCCGATCTTACCGCCTGGTTTCATCATCCGTCGAGTATAAGGCGGAGGTTCAGGATGCCTGGCTCAGCAAATTCAACCGGGCGCAAAAGAGCACGGGACGGGCGAAACAACAGACCATTCGCGCTCCGATCCCCGGCACCATTGTGCGCATCGCCGTGCAACCCGGCGATGCGGTCGAACTGGACGACCCCCTGGTGATCCTCGAGGCGATGAAGATGCAGAATGAAATCCTCAGCCCCTATCAAGGGGTCGTAACGGCTGTGGAGGTCAGTGAGGGACA from Candidatus Eisenbacteria bacterium encodes:
- a CDS encoding biotin/lipoyl-binding protein, translating into MGRRSYIVQLDSKPVSLVVEDDGPELKIHINSRVIRVDQAHTDANGAQHLLLNGVGREIILNRTGPRSYRLVSSSVEYKAEVQDAWLSKFNRAQKSTGRAKQQTIRAPIPGTIVRIAVQPGDAVELDDPLVILEAMKMQNEILSPYQGVVTAVEVSEGQSVLGEEPLILLSLE